Within Lactobacillus amylovorus DSM 20531, the genomic segment GTTACTTACGGCCGCGCTAATGTGTTAGTTACCGGCACGGGGATGAACACCGAGATCGGTAAGATCGCTTCCTTGATGAATGAAACTAAGGAACGTCGTACCCCACTTCAAGTCTCACTTGATAAGTTCTCATCCAAACTGGCCACGGCAATTTTGATCATTTGTGCCATCGTACTTGGCTTGCAAATCTGGCGCGGTCAACCGATTATGGATGCACTTCTTTTTGCAGTTGCCTTAGCTGTAGCCGCAATTCCTGAAGCCTTGAGTTCAATCGTAACCATCGTGCAAGCTATGGGTACACAAAAGATGGCCAAAGAAAATGCCATTATCAAGAACTTGGCTGCCGTTGAATCTTTAGGTTCCGTTTCCGTTATTTGTTCCGATAAAACCGGTACTTTAACCCAAAACAAGATGACCGTTGAAGACATCTACATTGGTGGCGAAGTCTTAAAGCCTGATCAACTAGACTTAGGCAATCAATTACACCGCTACCTTTTATACGACGCAGTATTAAACAACGACTCAAGCTTAAAAGACGGCAAGAGCATCGGTGACCCAACTGAATCAGCCTTACTTGAAATGTACCGCAAGGTGCCAGGCATTGACCTTGGCAATAACCAACTTGGTTTATCCGAAAATGACTTGCGTGGTCTTTTAACTCGTCAACAAGAAGTGCCATTTGACTCTGACCGTAAGTTGATGAGTACCAAGCACTTGATTCACACTGTACCTACTATCTTCGTTAAGGGTGCCATTGACGTCCTGCTCGACCGCTGTGACAACATCCGCATCGGCGATGAAGTCCGTCCAATGACCGACGAAGACAGGAAGAAAATTTTAGCGCAAAACGAACACTTCTCAGAAAATGGTTTACGTGTTTTAACTTTTGCTTATAAGGAAAAAGACGGAGACTTATCACCTGAAACTGAACATGGCTTTACTTTCATCGGTTTGGTTTCCGAAATGGACCCACCTCGTGAAGAAAGTATTGAAGCTGTTGCTCGTGCTAAAAAAGCCGATATCCGTACTGTCATGATCACTGGTGACCACAAGGTTACTGCCGTTGCCATTGCCAAAAAGATCGGTATCTTTAGCGATGGCGACATTGCCGTTACTGGTCTCGAACTTGATAAGATGAGCGACGAAGAACTTGAACAAAAGATTGAAAAGATCGCCGTTTATGCCCGTGTATCGCCAGAAAACAAGATCCGCATCGTTAACGCATGGCAAAAGAAGGACAAGATTGTTTCTATGACTGGTGATGGTGTCAACGACGCCCCTGCCTTGAAGAAAGCCGACATTGGTGTTGCTATGGGAATCACCGGTACCGAAGTATCAAAAGATGCAGCCAGCATGATCTTGGCCGACGACAACTTTGCTACAATAATCAAGGCTGTTGCCAATGGTCGGACCGTTTTTGAAAATATTAAGAACGCAATTATGTATCTTCTTTCAGGTAACTTATCTGCTATCATCACTGTACTTTTTGCCTCAATTGGTGGCTTTTCAGTGCCATTTATCGCAGTTCAGCTTTTGTTCATCAACTTGGTAACCGACTCCCTTCCAGCTTTGGCAATCGGAGTGGAACCTGGTGCACCAGACATTCTTGATAGAAAGCCACGTGATCCTAAGGTTGGTATTCTTGATAAAAACTTGGTAACAAGAGTTACCCTTCAAGGGGCAATCATTTCAGTTGGCGTAATTGCAGCCTTCATGATTGGTCGTCAAACTAGTACAGCTGTCGCATGTACCATGGCCTTCTCAACTTTGACTTTTGCTCGTTTGCTTCATGGTTTCAACTGCCGTTCACAGCACAGCATTTTCAAAATTGGCTTTAAGAATAACTGGTACAGCTTAGCTACCTTTGCAGTTGGTACATTATTGCTTGCATTGATTTTATTCGTACCAGGCCTTCACAGCTTGTTTGCCGTAACTCCATTGACTAACACTCAACTTCTTTGGATTATCGGGTTAGCATTAATGCCTACTATCATCATTCAAATTGTTAAGGTAGTTCAAGAAAATAGATAATTTTTATTCAATATTACATGCAAACAGCCCTGAACAAGGGCTGTTTGCATGTGATAAGATAAAGTTGTACTAAACTTCAGTGATAAGATAAAGTTGTACTAAACTTCAGTAATAAGGAAATAATTATGATAAAAACTGCAAAACAAATTTTAAGAAAACCGTTTTCCAGTGACATGTCTTATCACCTGTACCGGGCGATTCTTGTAGGCATCATCACCGGTCTAATCGTAAGCGTCTTTCGCTGGGTCATTGACCATACGATGCAGATCCTCAACTTCATTTACCCGAAGATGGCGGCACAACCAATGTGGCTTGTGCCCTATGTTATCTTGATGATCGTTATCTGCCTTGTACTAGGTCACATCACTAAACCATATTTGAATCAATTAGTCGGTTCTGGTGTACCGCAAATTGAAGCTGTTTTCTTAGGTGAAAACAAGATGCCATGGTGGTCAATCTTATGGCGTAAATTTGTTGGTGGTCTGCTGGCAATCTGCCCTGGCCTAATGCTGGGACGTGAAGGTCCATGTATTGAAATGGGTGCCATGGTTGGACAAGGGTTAGCCGAAAGCATCTTTGAATCAGACAAAGATCAAATTAAGGAACTGCAAGAATGTGGTGTTGCGGCAGGACTTGCGGCTGCCTTTAGTGCACCAATTGCCGGCGCAATGTTCTTAGTTGAAGAAATCTCCTTCAGCTTTAAACCCAAAAAGGTGGTCTCAATTTTAGCCGCCAGCGTCTCAGCTGACTTCATGACTATTCTGTTCTTCGGTAACAAGCCATGTTTATACTTGCCAGTTCGCGGCTACTTCCCAATCAATGCCTACTGGACTTTGCCAATTATCGGTATTGTATTAGGACTCTTAGCTTACTGCTACCAATATACATTGCTTACATCTTCAGTAAACTTAAGAAGATTCCTGCTTACTACCACAGCATTATTCCTTTGATCTCGATTATTCCAGTTGGTCTTTGGAATTCTCACCTGCTCGGTGGTTCACACGTTTTGATCACTGATTTGTCCAACCATAAGCTCGACACACAATTACTGCTTGGACCATGGAGTTTGGTAATTATCCCTATCATTCTCTTCATCATTCGTTTTGTCTTCTCAATGCTGTCTTATGGTTCATCAGTGCCTGGCGGTATCTTCATGCCGATCCTGGTTTTAGGTACGATCTTAGGCATGATCTGTGCCAACGTCATGATTAAATTAGGCATCATTCCGTCAATGTACTTCGTTCACATCTTGGTTATTTCAATGGCCGCTTACTTTGGCGCGATCGAAAAAGCACCTTTTACTGCGATCATGTTGTTAACCGAAATGGTCGGTACTGTCCAACAAGTCTTGCCATTAATCATCGTTACCTTTATTTCTTACTACGTACTCGACTTGCTTGGCGGCAAGCCAATTTACGAGGCCTTACGCTTGCAAATGGGTTACAAATAGTTAGATAATGCAAAAAATTAAATAGAAAGCCGATGTATCAATGAACGCTTGGAACGATACTAAAGCCATCAACTTTAAGCAAGTTACTGATTATCACCAAGCCAACATCATTGTGAACGCTGGTAACTACAGCAACACTGGTTGGGCTGGTATCACACAACTGCCTGCTGTACCACGTGGCTACCTCTACGGTTCAAGGTTCAACCATTTCACTTAACAACTTCTTCTTGGATCAAGTAAATCCAGAAATTGCATTGTCTGTGCTGAACACGAATTGGGTCACGCTATTGGTTTGGAGCACAACGACAGTTAACCATCAGTTATGAATTCTGCATTACTGATCAACGTGCTTACACCATCCAACGATGTGATATCGATGCTGTTAAAGCTCTTTATAACGAAAAGTAAAAAAGCCGCATAATTGTTACTTCTTGAAGCAATTATGGGCTTTTTATTTTCTACATATTTAATTCGTAAGCCAAGCGGTCTGGATCAACCTCATCATCGACTTGGATAATACCACGATATTCAAAACCGTTGCCGGTTGCCAGCTTTTGCATTGGCTTATTCAAACGATGGGT encodes:
- a CDS encoding cation-translocating P-type ATPase; protein product: MKQYYLQTKDEVLKEFKTGSDGLSTKQAEENLAKYGKNALVEGKKKTAFQVFLEQFKDLMVIILIIAAVISAFTGDLESTLVIIAVLILNAILGTVQHVKAEKSLESLKSLSSPSAKVLRNGEKIEIDSKDVVPGDIMLLEAGDMVTADGRILDNYSLQVNESSLTGESTNIDKADVDFDHEIPLGDRLNMVYSSSLVTYGRANVLVTGTGMNTEIGKIASLMNETKERRTPLQVSLDKFSSKLATAILIICAIVLGLQIWRGQPIMDALLFAVALAVAAIPEALSSIVTIVQAMGTQKMAKENAIIKNLAAVESLGSVSVICSDKTGTLTQNKMTVEDIYIGGEVLKPDQLDLGNQLHRYLLYDAVLNNDSSLKDGKSIGDPTESALLEMYRKVPGIDLGNNQLGLSENDLRGLLTRQQEVPFDSDRKLMSTKHLIHTVPTIFVKGAIDVLLDRCDNIRIGDEVRPMTDEDRKKILAQNEHFSENGLRVLTFAYKEKDGDLSPETEHGFTFIGLVSEMDPPREESIEAVARAKKADIRTVMITGDHKVTAVAIAKKIGIFSDGDIAVTGLELDKMSDEELEQKIEKIAVYARVSPENKIRIVNAWQKKDKIVSMTGDGVNDAPALKKADIGVAMGITGTEVSKDAASMILADDNFATIIKAVANGRTVFENIKNAIMYLLSGNLSAIITVLFASIGGFSVPFIAVQLLFINLVTDSLPALAIGVEPGAPDILDRKPRDPKVGILDKNLVTRVTLQGAIISVGVIAAFMIGRQTSTAVACTMAFSTLTFARLLHGFNCRSQHSIFKIGFKNNWYSLATFAVGTLLLALILFVPGLHSLFAVTPLTNTQLLWIIGLALMPTIIIQIVKVVQENR